A stretch of the Bradyrhizobium sp. CCBAU 53351 genome encodes the following:
- a CDS encoding DUF6285 domain-containing protein, giving the protein MQDEPTPIELTKSVADFLRSDITPLISGHQAFKLRVAINILDLVTRQLTREEGSDAAEVERLRALLGIDGSVTDLNRALADRIAKGEIDLATPGLAEHLWATTMDKLAVDQPNYASYKRELGRGG; this is encoded by the coding sequence ATGCAGGACGAGCCGACCCCGATCGAGCTGACCAAATCGGTCGCCGATTTCCTCCGGAGCGACATCACCCCGCTGATCTCCGGCCACCAGGCCTTCAAGCTCCGCGTCGCCATCAACATCCTCGACCTCGTGACAAGGCAATTGACGCGGGAAGAGGGGAGCGATGCGGCGGAGGTGGAGCGGCTGCGCGCGCTGCTCGGAATCGACGGATCAGTGACCGATCTCAACCGTGCGCTCGCGGATCGCATCGCCAAAGGCGAGATCGACCTCGCAACGCCAGGCCTCGCCGAGCATCTGTGGGCGACCACGATGGACAAGCTCGCCGTCGATCAGCCGAACTACGCGTCCTACAAGCGGGAACTGGGGCGGGGCGGATAA
- a CDS encoding enoyl-CoA hydratase-related protein — protein sequence MELKFSKVERKGPITIVTLSRPEVYNALHTDAHFELQKVFDDFSGDPEQWIAIVTGSGDKAFCAGNDLKWQAAGGKRGWDKGGFAGLTARFDCDKPVIAAVNGVAMGGGFEIALACDLIIASENATFALPEPRVGLAALAGGLHRLPRQIGLKRAMGMILTARHVSAKEGLELGFVNEVVPQGEALTAALRWAETIAKNSPMSIRASKQAIQKGLGVSLEQAIAEQREYPAVQAMVASQDYIEGPKAFSEKRPPKWVGK from the coding sequence ATGGAGCTGAAATTTTCCAAGGTGGAACGCAAGGGGCCGATCACGATCGTGACGCTGTCGCGGCCGGAGGTCTACAACGCCCTGCACACCGATGCGCATTTCGAGCTGCAGAAGGTGTTTGACGATTTCTCCGGAGATCCCGAGCAATGGATCGCGATCGTCACAGGCAGCGGCGACAAGGCGTTCTGCGCAGGCAACGACCTGAAGTGGCAGGCGGCGGGCGGCAAGCGCGGCTGGGACAAGGGCGGCTTTGCCGGCCTCACCGCGCGCTTCGACTGCGACAAGCCTGTTATCGCGGCGGTGAACGGCGTCGCGATGGGCGGCGGCTTCGAGATCGCGCTCGCCTGCGACCTCATCATCGCCTCGGAGAACGCGACCTTCGCCCTGCCCGAGCCGCGCGTCGGCCTCGCCGCGCTCGCCGGCGGCCTGCATCGCCTGCCGCGGCAGATCGGCCTCAAGCGCGCCATGGGCATGATCCTCACCGCGCGCCATGTCAGCGCCAAGGAAGGCCTCGAGCTCGGCTTCGTCAACGAAGTGGTGCCGCAGGGCGAAGCGCTCACCGCCGCGCTGCGCTGGGCCGAGACGATCGCCAAGAACTCGCCGATGTCGATCCGGGCTTCCAAGCAGGCGATCCAGAAGGGACTTGGCGTCTCGCTGGAGCAGGCGATCGCGGAGCAGCGCGAGTACCCGGCGGTGCAGGCGATGGTGGCCTCGCAGGATTACATCGAGGGCCCGAAGGCGTTCTCGGAGAAGCGGCCGCCGAAATGGGTGGGGAAGTGA
- a CDS encoding acyl-CoA dehydrogenase family protein, with the protein MDFSLPADLVAYLGELDRFIAREIKPLEEADDNIRFFDHRREWARTDFENGGLPRHEWEALLRKAKDLADAAGHLRFPVPKQYGGKDGSNLWMAVIREHFAAKGLGLHNDLQNEHSVVGNFPVVTMLDRYGRDDQKAMIDGSIKGKYRITFGLTEPHHGSDATHMETRAVPATRDNVKGWIINGEKMWTTGMHVATHCALFARTSGNDGDARGITCFLVPAKSHGVKVEEYMWTFNMPTDHPRVSFTDVFVPEDALFGEVGRGLSLAQCFVHQNRIRQAASSLGAAVYCINESVKYARERKPFGRALAENQAIQFPLVELATQAEMLRLLIRKTAWEMDQLTEEQIERTLSDRVSMCNYWANRLCCESADRAMQVHGGMGYSRHKAFEHIYRHHRRYRITEGSEEIQMRKVAGFLFGYMGPGKH; encoded by the coding sequence GTGGATTTTTCATTGCCAGCCGATCTCGTCGCCTATCTCGGAGAGCTCGACCGTTTCATCGCACGCGAGATCAAGCCGCTGGAAGAGGCCGATGACAACATCCGCTTCTTCGATCATCGCCGCGAATGGGCGCGCACCGATTTCGAGAACGGCGGCCTGCCGCGCCACGAATGGGAGGCGCTGCTGCGCAAGGCCAAGGACCTCGCGGATGCCGCGGGTCATCTGCGCTTTCCGGTGCCGAAGCAATATGGCGGCAAGGATGGCTCCAACCTCTGGATGGCCGTGATCCGCGAGCACTTCGCCGCAAAAGGCCTCGGCCTGCACAACGATCTCCAGAACGAGCACTCCGTCGTCGGCAATTTCCCCGTCGTCACCATGCTCGACCGCTACGGTCGCGACGACCAGAAGGCGATGATCGACGGCTCGATCAAGGGCAAGTATCGCATCACGTTCGGCCTCACCGAGCCGCATCACGGCTCGGACGCCACCCACATGGAGACGCGCGCGGTGCCCGCGACCCGCGACAACGTCAAGGGCTGGATCATCAACGGCGAGAAGATGTGGACCACCGGCATGCATGTTGCCACGCATTGCGCGCTGTTCGCGCGTACCAGTGGCAATGACGGCGACGCGCGCGGCATCACGTGCTTCCTGGTGCCGGCCAAGAGCCATGGCGTCAAGGTCGAGGAATACATGTGGACCTTCAACATGCCGACCGATCATCCGCGCGTCAGTTTTACGGATGTGTTCGTCCCTGAAGATGCACTGTTCGGCGAGGTCGGCCGCGGCCTGTCGCTGGCGCAGTGCTTCGTGCACCAGAACCGCATCCGGCAGGCCGCAAGCTCGCTCGGCGCTGCCGTCTACTGCATCAACGAGAGCGTCAAATACGCGCGCGAGCGCAAGCCGTTCGGCAGGGCGCTCGCCGAGAACCAGGCGATCCAGTTCCCGCTGGTGGAGCTTGCGACGCAGGCCGAGATGCTGCGCCTTCTGATCCGCAAGACCGCCTGGGAGATGGACCAGCTCACCGAGGAGCAGATCGAGCGCACGCTCTCCGACCGCGTCTCGATGTGCAACTACTGGGCAAACCGCCTCTGCTGCGAATCCGCCGACCGCGCCATGCAGGTCCATGGCGGCATGGGCTATTCACGCCACAAGGCGTTCGAGCACATCTACCGCCACCATCGCCGCTACCGCATCACCGAGGGCAGCGAGGAGATCCAGATGCGGAAAGTCGCGGGGTTCTTGTTCGGCTATATGGGGCCGGGGAAGCATTGA